Part of the bacterium genome is shown below.
TTGAGCAGGAGGTAATCAGTAAGACGGGTGAATTTACAGATTTGAGTAAGGGGGAGCTTGGCGATAGAAATCTGCGGACGATGGAGGCGATGAAGGATGGGAAGGAATTAATTTATCAGGGGGTAATAAAACACGCTCAATTTCTTGGTATTCCGGATTTTTTAAAGAGATTAGAGGATGGGAAATATATGCCTGTTGAGATTAAGGCGGGTAAAGCGTATCAAAACGGCAGCGAAGAGGAAAAGAATAAGCCGAAGAAACATTATGCTGTACAGTTGTGTTTGTATGTGGAGATTTTGAAGTCTTTGGGGTTTGCTAAGGAGAACATAGGGGCGATAATTGATATTGAAATGAATGAGACTCCTTATATGTTAGATAAGATGATGGGTCCCCGAGCGCATAAGACCTGGTGGGAATATTATGAGGAAGTTAAAGCCGAAGCGATGGCATTAGTTGCGAACGATAAACAAAATTATCCCGCTAATTCAGCGGTTTGCAAGTTGTGTCCGTGGTATGTTAGTTGCAAGAAGTGGTGTAATGAGTCGGAGGATTTAACTAATCTTTTTTATTTGGGAAGAAATACAAGAGATATTATTAAAGCGGATTTGAGGATTTTAACAACGAAAGACTTGTGTGGTTTGGATATAGACAAGGCAATGGAGTTGAAGAGGCAGGACAAGACAATACTCAAGGGTGTTGGTGAGGGTTTGTTGAGGAAGTTGATAGCCAGAGCCAATGTGGTGGTTAATATAAAGAAGCCGGTTTTATATGATAAGCTTGATTTGCCTAAAGTGCCGATTGAATTGTTTTTTGATATTGAATCTGACCCGACACAGGATTTGGTATATCTGCACGGCGTTTATG
Proteins encoded:
- a CDS encoding TM0106 family RecB-like putative nuclease, which codes for MNITASILYNYTQCPHRVWRDIHGPQEEKMQEPNPFVQLLWDKGVQFEQEVISKTGEFTDLSKGELGDRNLRTMEAMKDGKELIYQGVIKHAQFLGIPDFLKRLEDGKYMPVEIKAGKAYQNGSEEEKNKPKKHYAVQLCLYVEILKSLGFAKENIGAIIDIEMNETPYMLDKMMGPRAHKTWWEYYEEVKAEAMALVANDKQNYPANSAVCKLCPWYVSCKKWCNESEDLTNLFYLGRNTRDIIKADLRILTTKDLCGLDIDKAMELKRQDKTILKGVGEGLLRKLIARANVVVNIKKPVLYDKLDLPKVPIELFFDIESDPTQDLVYLHGVYERRAGDEKFIYFLAKDKQAEKDAWQRFWDYIRTLGKGSYAIYYYSPYEKTTYKKMSKKYFDVVSEDEVAQFFASSNAIDLYRIVQAKTDWPLASYSIKEIATYLGFKWRDESPSGALSIQWYNEYIASKDEKVLKRIIEYNEDDCKAMVILKDKLVEYSELMEYE